The window CGGCCGAAACGTATTGAGATAAACCGACGAACCAGTAGAAATGTTGATGGGATGGAAAGACGAGGAGatttgaaatcaaatattagagTTTAATCTTTCCAGACAAAGCATCAAGTCTCTGTGTGTGATTGAATTCCACACCAGATTTTCcaattttcaaaatcttttgcTTCCACCTCGAAACAAGCACTTCCTCGATCTTTACTTGCATggattgaataatattttattacttAATTTTCTGATGGGTCTTTGAGCCAAACTTAAACGTGATTGCGTGTTGGGAATCCCACAACACCACCAACTTTTGTGTGTGAATCCAGAAGTCCACAACCCTTTCCGTCCTTTTCTTGCTTGCCAGTCGTTCGTAAGGCATCAGTATCATTCATGGAATACAATATGGTATATACACTGTATTTTCAATTGCATGACTGGGTCGTGTATCAACTTCAGGTTAAAATTACTCGTTAgttctattaattttaaacaccCTTTCTCTGTAATGATGGCCATATTCTAAAATCGCAGCCCTCTTGAATTATTAAATGGTTATTTATTGGATAGACCGTAGGTTTTTCTTCGTCCTCTTCCAGGAATAACCAAGGGattccataaaaaaactaattccaCGTATACCATGGAAGAGCAACCTCGCAAAAACTTCCACTCCTTCGGAATGGCATGCcgaagttcttttcttttttcgtcCACTTTCTCACCCGGCGGTGAGAATCCGAGATCTTTTTCTTGATCACAAGCCAGGAATAAACTGTAGCCTTGCACTTATCTACGCAACTAGTAGTAGGGAGTCCTGATCCTGACTAAAATCCCAAGAAATTGATTTAAGATTTTCACAGTAAACTTCACGACTCATGAAAACAATGGCCATTAGCGTGCGTATTTATTTCACTTTGACAATTCATAGACTCCCCTGGTGTTTACTCTTGGAAGGGAACAAGAACAAGTTACACACCCAGCTAGCAGTCTAGTCTACATTCATTATCAACGCAAGTGGGTTTCCAGCTCATGTTGAAATATAAAGTCCATCACGGTATGTTAGAATCAAATAACTTAATCTtcaaattcttaaataatattccATACTAACGGCAGAACAAACAGAATAAGACGTGTATATTTCAGGAGTCATGTATCGATATTATacattatactaaaaaaatcaggAATTTTTCTCAACTACTACACTGTTTACATGTAGAGATAAGATCCGGGACGCTCAATATCATTTGCAATTTTCATTTCTAGATTATTTCTTGTGCGTCGTAGAATTTCCCAGCATAAAACTAATATGATATCaaataattccttttttttttaatatatataagaatgaaaaaaaagaagagcagTCATGAAAAACAAGGGGTGAAGGAGACAAAACCTATGTACCAATGCCACACGACCTATGGGTACTTCGGTGCCATCTATTTCCCCTTTCGATGCACACACACCATGTGGTTATTATTCTTCGGAGTCCACAATTATGCAAATTCATTGGTCTAAGCAACCAGATTTGATAGTTGAAAATTCACACccagataattattttatacgcATAAACTAAATTTCATGGCTGCTACGGCATTCATGTTTGCCGCAGACTACTCTCCCTCCCAACCTCCCTTGGAGTCCTTTTCTTCCTCTAAATCCGTATTTCATTGCCATTGGCCTTCGAGTCTCTGGACAttccaaagaaaaattaatgcgAACATTccctttattttagattattttctatttaataagagggataaaattaagaaattaaatataatcaCCATGGAGGAAAAATCATATGATAccgatacacacacacacacacacacacaccagtACTCAAGCATATCGTAAATACCAATATAGACAACAAATGAGCTCCGTAAATACTGTTTTAACTTAAAGAACTTATATATATGGGTTGATCGTTGTTTTCGCTGGCTTATTCCTGCAATAAATCTCGACaatcatatattatttcatttataacCATGAATAATATATTCaacttaaaacaagaaaaatcgtTTAAGaaattcttcaaataaaataacaacttatatgatatatttttataaaataaaataataaaaacaaatggagtcaaaagaagaaaagtaagTCCATCCGTATTCACCAATGCCTAGCTAAATCAGGGAAGAGCAGGGCAGCACCAAAGGTTCCTTTCACGAGCTTGCAATGGACGGCAAATACTAAGAAAATTACTTCCACTTCGATATCGTCATGCCTGATGCATTGGCATTTCAgcatttgttttgtattttcattgaatttacCTGATAATTAAGTCATAAACCTACCAcatcattattgttgttgcttcttctccaatctttttttcccctctcgCATTGctcttgtaattatttttccacCGCAGTGTGTTTGACAATAtgataagtaattttttttattttttttaaataattctagACAACAGCAgctcaaatcaaatttttgaaatatggtTTCAACGGCGTTCCAACTAAATCTACATCTGTTCCAGCACACATAAATGGAAGTCCGAACTCCTCATGCTTTGTAATGATTATTTTAGGTAAATTATAAGCTCGTACAACCCCAGCACAGGTTCCACGACACAGTGTTTGAAGGTTCAAGGTCACAGGTTTCAATTCCCGCATTTGGAGGCCAATTATCGCCCAGGCATTCACACAAGTGAGCCGTAATCTAGTTGGGTGCCGTGTGGCGATGCAAGTCGTGTATTTGGCCAGGAAAAATTCTAACCTTAAGTTGGGTGCCGAGGGAGGCAAGTCCTTTAGTCTACCTTCCTCAAATAGAAAATGAACCGTGTCAAATCGTGAAGTGACTGACCGATTTATAACGAATAAACAGTCGCTTTTATCTCCTTAGAATAATTCTATTTCCTCTCGGTTTCCTTGGAACATCAATTCAAGAGAATAGACCAGTGTAATTcgacatatttttttcttttagggtcgatcctcttcttcttcttcttcaaagtcTTGCTAAGAATCAATTGAGGTCGATCCGTGTTGTCCTCTCATCGACGCAACCATTAAAAAGAGATGTCCCCCCTCGTATATATGCAGCACGCCATGTACTAGCATTCTGCCACTTGTGTTTCTGtgtttcaggaaaaaaaaattcagagagAATTCATTGCATGGACCTAATTAAGTCATGTTTTTGAAACGACCAGTTAATCCAAATTCCAGCACGCTTAATAAGATTATCTCTGATGCAGTCCTTAATTTGTCTTCTTAAGCTTATGTTGAAATCGAGGATGAAATCTTGCTTTAGATTCTTCAAAAGAAAACGTCATGCCAAATGTATATACTTAGCACCTTATTTTCCATTGTTGGAATTGTTTAGTATAGCCaattatttttgaagaattatAAACATGTATAGAAGAGAGTAACATACAAATAAATTAGATAAGAAATAAGTATAAAATATAGACCAATGtatataaaatacttatttgcgtaattttggatcaaaaaaagaaaaaaaaaaagttcttttcAAGGACCATATCTTTTATCGTTAAGGCTACATTGTATGTTAATTGATACAAATCATGTCGATACAAGTACTCTTTCAAGATTTCAATAACAACATCATGAAAGAATGGACTCTCAATCAAGGCTTATAAATACTTTTGTCTTAACTTAATGAAAAAGATAGgctattttgtatttatttttaatgaaaaaagtatttattatacgtatacacaaatatttttacCTTAACTTAATGTTGTGTTTTTAGCCGTGCAGAGCAAGTTAGGGATCTAGTGATTGATAACTATTAATGCTtacaatatcaatattttttagagattttaTAGAGGTAAAAGGTTTACAGGACCTAAGACAGTGATTTGGAATCCAAGTATAGCCTTGGCTTGTTTTCTTTAGTTACACAATTTATGTTTTTAGCAGAAAATCTCGTGgtccaaattaattaaaagttttttttcttaattgtgtAGGATCTCTTcctataattttgtaattttatttgattcttctccttcttttttcttatttgcatgATATTCCattatattttagtccttaGCCATATTggctcctttttctttctctcttctcattTCActccctaaaattttattttaatattttttatttttatttatctattttatcatacaaaataaaatgaaacaaaatacaaaaaattatgaaaattggTTGATCTTCATTGAgacatatattttgaaaaggaaattatatttttaaaaatggatTATGACACGTTTTGCTACTCATATAatgtcttttttagttttttatggggtattttatgaaatatataattgaCAGTTTCTTCTCTCATGAGTTATAGAAGGCTCCCAAATTTTCTTCTCTCATGAGTTAAAAATTGGTTGATCttcgttgcttttttttttttattattattattgaattggttttaaactttatttttgtaattcttaaatatttgaagagtttaactttgttttttttaatagatataatAATACTATGCGcaactatttataaaaataaaactagaaagcAAAAGAATAGGGAAGAGAGGACATAATGTTTTCCTCCATATAAAACTGAATCCTCCCACCCACCCCTAGGAGATTagggataaaaacaaatgttagaattaatttgaattagtCACAATTAATTCCTGACATTAATTCTTGGATTAATTTCTAgtttaaaaaatgaagatagaatttgaaaaacaaaattgtccCTATATTAATTTTCAgtgtcaaaattcaaatttaaaattgaaaaaaacaaccacaCAGCACTAATCCtgactagtttaattaatttggacAGATAAATAATCGTAGGCCAGCAAATAGATTTATGTatcagaaaattatttttgaacaaaCCCCAGCTTGACTCTGGGTTCAAGTGCCAGATTACTAACGTTGTTAGAACTCCTTTTACTACGGAGTTCAAGACAAATGACGGTATCCTCTGACAgcactattttatttattttttatttttatctctgaGGCACGTGTATGCGCACGCGCAGTGTCGATTACACGCGGCGACGGAGTCATCCGTCCTGTCAAAAGACAAGTTAGATTTTggcaacctctctctctctgcgtGTTAACTGAGAACTGACCACTCCTTTTCTGAGTTGTTAGCGTTTAATAACTTcaactactttttttattttattttattttttatgtgccTGTCCTTGTTAACAATTTTTATACACAATCTGCTCGGTTTTTTTCGTTGcaaatttctgaattttctAGCAACaacatacatataaaataaataaataaatagcttagatttaaaattatttttgaaccaTAAATGTCATACTGTGGTcggttaataaaatatattaaaatataaggaataaaagaaaaggatgcttttctctttttatggTTTGTCCCATGGAAGCTGTTTTTCACCTTTTCTTCGGTACAACGAAGATGTGTGAATACACAGATTTTTTTGCATCTCTTTCCTTTCAAACTTATAGGTTTCACTTTCAGAAAGTCAAAACTCACCGCCAGAGGAAGAAGATTAAAatggtagttgttttttaaggtattaacatattaaagtagtgtttttttaattttttaaaatttatttttaatattagcttattaaaagtatttgaaaatataaaaaaacttgtatatatttttaaaaacaaaaaatattagcagTGTCTCTGCCGGCTTGCGTAACTGTAATCCACTACAAATCTACAAGTATAGTGAAGGGGAAATGAAAGAAGAAGCAGAGAGGAAAAAACCCgacaagaaaaagaagaccaggtaaaataataataatgataataataataataatattaattggatactatccttctcttttcctttttgattTTCCTTATTCAAACCGCGTGTAGGCAGAGGCTCTGCGTAATATTCAAAGTCTAATCTTTCGGTCTAACTTAGAACTCACAAAGACCACCAAAACAAAGCAAgacttctcttctcctccaacGTTAATCCCtagcccttttcttttcctttcttttgtatCATAAATAGATACTTGCATTAACCAACATTTTCATTACCAGACgtagatttatttgttttgtcttttttttctttcacttccCTAAGCCAACGACCTTTCAAGCTTTCAGTTGATTTTTGCTCTATATATCTCTTCTTGTTTGAGCTTTCTTGGCATTCTTGCCTTCTTGTTTGATTGATGTGGGATTTCCTCTGGGACCAAACAAGAAGGGATTGTTGCTATGTTGTCCAGGTCTTttattgttcttgttctttttttattcttctctgGTGCTTTTGAAGCTATCGCCGGAATCCATGACCACGGAAAGAATGTTAAATCCAACATCTCTACTCTTGCCGGCATCGAATTGCCTGATCATATGAGCTTCAATGCagtttcttcttcaacaacaaacACAGGTTGTAACCTGGATACTTCAAAGAAAGTCAAACAATCACAGACAACAGTCTCACAAGATGATTTTGATCTTCTTGAAgatgatgacgacgacgatGAAGGAGGGGAAGAGGAAAAGGAGGCTAAACAGACGGTCAAACTCCACTTGAAGCACAGGTCGAAGGATAGAAAATCTGAGGGCAAAGAATCTTTCGTGGAATCCACGAACCGGGACTTGGCTAGAATTCAGACTCTCCACACAAGGATCATTGAGAAGAAGAATCAAAATGACATTTCCAGGCTAAACAAAGATAAGGAGCGGCCGGAAAAGCAAATCAAGACGGTGGTTGCAACGGCAGCATCGCCTGAATCTTACGGAACTGGACTTTCCGGGCAGCTCATGGCGACTTTGGAGTCAGGGGTGACCCTTGGCTCTGGAGAGTATTTCATGGATGTGTTTATCGGTACCCCTCCTAAACACTactctttgattcttgataCTGGTAGTGACCTTAATTGGATTCAATGCGTTCCTTGTCATGATTGTTTTGAGCAAAATGGACCTTATTACGATCCTAAGGAGTCTAGTTCCTTTAGGAATATAGGTTGCCATGATCCTCGGTGTCATTTGGTTTCTTCTCCTGATCCTCCTCTGCCTTGCAAGGCTGAAAATCAGACATGCCCTTATTTCTATTGGTACGGTGATAGCTCTAATACAACCGGTGATTTTGCAACTGAAACATTCACGGTTAATCTCACATCGCCTACCGGGAAGTCAGAATTTAAGAGAGTGGAGAATGTTATGTTTGGCTGTGGTCATTGGAATAGAGGCTTGTTCCATGGGGCCTCAGGATTGTTAGGACTTGGGAGAGGGCCTCTTTCATTCTCGTCCCAGCTTCAGTCTCTATATGGTCACTCGTTTTCGTATTGCCTGGTTGACAGAAATAGTGACACTAATGTTAGCAGCAAGTTGATTTTTGGCGAGGATAAGGACCTCTTGAATCACCCAGAATTGAATTTCACTACATTGGTTGGGGGCAAAGAAAATCCAGTAGACACATTTTATTACGTTCAAATAAAATCGATCATGGTCGGAGGAGAAGTGCTGAACATCCCAGAGAGCACTTGGAATATGACCTCGGATGGTGTTGGGGGTACAATTGTGGATTCCGGCACCACACTTAGTTATTTCACAGAACCAGCCTATCAGATTATAAAGGATGCATTTGTTAAGAAGGTGAAGGGCTATCCAATTGTACAAGATTTTCCAATTTTGGATCCTTGCTACAATGTCTCTGGTGTTGAGAAGGTAGACTTGCCCGATTTCGGCATTCTGTTTGCTGATGGCGCAGTCTGGAATTTCCCCGTCGAGAACTACTTCATCCGGCTTGATCCAGAGGAAGTTGTTTGCCTGGCAATTTTGGGGACTCCTCGATCCGCTCTTTCAATAATTGGCAACTATCAGCAGCAAAATTTCCACGTTTTGTATGACACCAAGAAGTCTAGGCTGGGGTATGCACCAATGAACTGTGCAGATGTATGACATCCTAATAGAATCTCCTAATGGTAGGAAACAAACTGTACACATGGTGCTCGGGagggagattttttttgttgttttatttcctttaaaagTAGAGTATagattcattttttctttctttcttttgagtttCAGATAATTATACTCGCTATGATCATGAACACGACCTCAAGCTGCCTTACAAAAATGTATTATTGCAATTTAACGAATCTCTTTTAGAAGTTAATTTAGTGTTTCTTTTTGCCTAGTTGTATAACTTAACTGAGAAAGTTTCCTTGACAAATGACTTGTGTGATTTACACCTGAAGACCATCAGTGGCTCATTCTTGTTCAAACGAGGCCTTGATGTCCACCGGTCCTGCAATCCTGCCCCTGTAATCAGGCATTCTGTGTTGGTACTTCATTATTCACTGGTTGCTCAAAGACTAATGCCCTCTTCCCCGCCAACCCCAGTATaagatatattattaaaataaggAAGAATGGTACAATGGCTGTTTCCTCATCCTGTTGTTCTGCCATAAAAGAAGAACAGAAAGTCGCCAACCTTTTTAGGCATGTCATTTGAACAGTGAATACTATATGCGAGGAAAGGGTCAATGTTTTGCTGTGTCTCCTTATTTCATAATGGCGCACTAATCCTGTCTCCAAATGCTTGACGGTAGCTTTTGTTGAATAAACAGGTTCCTGGAACGAAATAACCGTGCTTTTAGGTGCAAACTTTAGGTTTAACCTCGCGTTTAAAAATTCATTGCTTTTCAGTTTTTCCTCGAACATGTTTCCTTGGCTCACCGAAGTCCAGGTTCAAACCCAAGACCTCTCCCCCCACGAGAGAGTGAACAACATTCGTCTAAAAGTAAACCAAAAGAATTCTAATCTTACAATTGAAGCCAGTGTGTATTCTCCccataaagaagaaaataatttgcTGACAAAACTATGTTCAAGCTTGCTGTCTCTTTTGACTTGAACATCTTGTTTGAAAACTGATTATCCTTTTTAATGACATGAACATGAACTTcaacaaaaagaataatttataattgattattaaaaaataactgctaaaaaaaagcttaaattcAGGAGCTTTGCCCTTGTGAAAGGCGCTGGTTCTTGCATCATTCTTCGGCAAGATACCAAGGTTTCTTATATTCTAGCCTTCATTGCTTGTTTTGCAACGTGGCTCATCActgatataaataataatgcGCATCAGATGTGGCATTATTTTGACGTAGAGTAGAATGGCAGATCTTGGTTGTTTTCCTAGCTTTTTCATGTCGCTG is drawn from Populus nigra chromosome 5, ddPopNigr1.1, whole genome shotgun sequence and contains these coding sequences:
- the LOC133693602 gene encoding aspartyl protease family protein 2-like produces the protein MLSRSFIVLVLFLFFSGAFEAIAGIHDHGKNVKSNISTLAGIELPDHMSFNAVSSSTTNTGCNLDTSKKVKQSQTTVSQDDFDLLEDDDDDDEGGEEEKEAKQTVKLHLKHRSKDRKSEGKESFVESTNRDLARIQTLHTRIIEKKNQNDISRLNKDKERPEKQIKTVVATAASPESYGTGLSGQLMATLESGVTLGSGEYFMDVFIGTPPKHYSLILDTGSDLNWIQCVPCHDCFEQNGPYYDPKESSSFRNIGCHDPRCHLVSSPDPPLPCKAENQTCPYFYWYGDSSNTTGDFATETFTVNLTSPTGKSEFKRVENVMFGCGHWNRGLFHGASGLLGLGRGPLSFSSQLQSLYGHSFSYCLVDRNSDTNVSSKLIFGEDKDLLNHPELNFTTLVGGKENPVDTFYYVQIKSIMVGGEVLNIPESTWNMTSDGVGGTIVDSGTTLSYFTEPAYQIIKDAFVKKVKGYPIVQDFPILDPCYNVSGVEKVDLPDFGILFADGAVWNFPVENYFIRLDPEEVVCLAILGTPRSALSIIGNYQQQNFHVLYDTKKSRLGYAPMNCADV